A stretch of Dermochelys coriacea isolate rDerCor1 chromosome 6, rDerCor1.pri.v4, whole genome shotgun sequence DNA encodes these proteins:
- the ISM2 gene encoding isthmin-2 isoform X1, whose product MSGIRGKVVLILGFVFLTTLLAAVRGLPLRKQRTSSPRERSPKLMEVSTSSDTHLMQEEEMPQSNKVRSLRRSGKAGPRRHKRRWSSQRAARNQPVPLWPGGASKEESTPFVLDLQNLPGLANVDLSAQNPNIQVTIEVVDDPQAEIEMDLLKETSNDWSLTSSEWLSHKDLFWPLFWEYTDPTEEEEEDEDDSLDREEEEEDYTAEYEEEEETVLSGVGGDWDQRWSSQKNWIFKEKYNYDYEDEEEWSSWSPCSVTCGSGNQKRTRSCGYACTATESRTCDLYRCPGADGEMVFTTDETPFEGENTTEMFNSDVDSCEKWLNCRSDFLTKYLSKVLTDLPSCPCSYPLEAVYSAVNLRDEGQGKNFRWRDASGPKERLDIYKPTARFCLRSMLSLDSTTLAAQHCCYDEHTKLITRGKGAGAPNLISTEFSPELHYKVDMLPWILCKGDWSRYHAVRPPNNGQQCADNPTEEEYLSQLQEAKEY is encoded by the exons GTCTCCACTTCATCTGACACCCATTTGATGCAGGAAGAGGAAATGCCACAGTCCAACAAGGTTCGGAGCCTGAGGCGAAGTGGGAAGGCTGGACCTCGCAGGCACAAACGCCGATGGTCGTCCCAGCGGGCTGCGAGGAACCAGCCAGTGCCGCTCTGGCCTGGCGGCGCTAGCAAGGAGGAGAGCACACCCTTTGTGCTGGACTTACAGAACCTGCCAGGGTTGGCCAACGTTGACCTGAGTGCCCAGAACCCAAACATACAG GTAACCATCGAGGTGGTGGATGATCCCCAGGCTGAGATAGAGATGGATTTGCTGAAGGAGACCAGCAATGACTGGTCCCTGACCTCCTCTGAGTGGTTGTCCCACAAGGACCTCTTCTGGCCCCTCTTCTGGGAGTACACGGATCCcactgaggaagaagaggaggacgAGGATGACAGCTtggacagagaggaggaggaggaagattatACAGCAGaatatgaggaagaggaggagacagtGCTGAGCGGAGTGGGAGGTGACTGGGACCAGAGGTGGTCAAGTCAGAAGAACTGGATCTTCAAGGAAAAATATAATTATG ACTATGAAGATGAAGAGGAGTGGAGCTCTTGGTCCCCCTGCAGTGTGACCTGTGGTAGCGGCAACCAGAAAAGAACCCGATCCTGTGGCTATGCCTGCACAGCCACCGAGTCGAGAACCTGCGACCTGTATCGCTGCCCTG GAGCAGATGGGGAGATGGTCTTCACCACTGACGAGACGCCATTTGAGGGTGAGAACACCACAGAGATGTTCAACTCAG ATGTGGACAGCTGTGAGAAGTGGCTGAACTGCAGGAGCGACTTCCTCACCAAGTATCTGAGCAAGGTGCTGACGGATTTGCCCAGCTGTCCCTGCTCCTACCCATTGGAGGCTGTTTACAGCGCTGTGAATCTACGGGACGAGGGCCAGGGCAAGAACTTCCGCTGGCGGGATGCCAGTGGGCCCAAGGAGCGGCTGGACATCTACAAGCCCACGGCCCGCTTCTGCCTGCGCTCCATGCTCTCCTTGGACAGCACCACGctggctgcccagcactgctGCTACGATGAGCACACAAAGCTCATCACCCGGGGCAAGGGGGCAGGTGCCCCCAACCTCATCAGCACGGAGTTCTCCCCGGAGCTGCACTACAAGGTGGACATGCTGCCTTGGATTCTGTGCAAGGGGGACTGGAGCCGGTACCATGCTGTTCGGCCCCCCAACAATGGGCAGCAGTGCGCTGATAACCCCACTGAGGAGGAGtatctctcccagctgcaggaggCCAAGGAGTACTAG
- the ISM2 gene encoding isthmin-2 isoform X2, whose translation MSGIRGKVVLILGFVFLTTLLAAVRGLPLRKQRTSSPRERSPKLMEVSTSSDTHLMQEEEMPQSNKVRSLRRSGKAGPRRHKRRWSSQRAARNQPVPLWPGGASKEESTPFVLDLQNLPGLANVDLSAQNPNIQVTIEVVDDPQAEIEMDLLKETSNDWSLTSSEWLSHKDLFWPLFWEYTDPTEEEEEDEDDSLDREEEEEDYTAEYEEEEETVLSGVGGDWDQRWSSQKNWIFKEKYNYDYEDEEEWSSWSPCSVTCGSGNQKRTRSCGYACTATESRTCDLYRCPDGEMVFTTDETPFEGENTTEMFNSDVDSCEKWLNCRSDFLTKYLSKVLTDLPSCPCSYPLEAVYSAVNLRDEGQGKNFRWRDASGPKERLDIYKPTARFCLRSMLSLDSTTLAAQHCCYDEHTKLITRGKGAGAPNLISTEFSPELHYKVDMLPWILCKGDWSRYHAVRPPNNGQQCADNPTEEEYLSQLQEAKEY comes from the exons GTCTCCACTTCATCTGACACCCATTTGATGCAGGAAGAGGAAATGCCACAGTCCAACAAGGTTCGGAGCCTGAGGCGAAGTGGGAAGGCTGGACCTCGCAGGCACAAACGCCGATGGTCGTCCCAGCGGGCTGCGAGGAACCAGCCAGTGCCGCTCTGGCCTGGCGGCGCTAGCAAGGAGGAGAGCACACCCTTTGTGCTGGACTTACAGAACCTGCCAGGGTTGGCCAACGTTGACCTGAGTGCCCAGAACCCAAACATACAG GTAACCATCGAGGTGGTGGATGATCCCCAGGCTGAGATAGAGATGGATTTGCTGAAGGAGACCAGCAATGACTGGTCCCTGACCTCCTCTGAGTGGTTGTCCCACAAGGACCTCTTCTGGCCCCTCTTCTGGGAGTACACGGATCCcactgaggaagaagaggaggacgAGGATGACAGCTtggacagagaggaggaggaggaagattatACAGCAGaatatgaggaagaggaggagacagtGCTGAGCGGAGTGGGAGGTGACTGGGACCAGAGGTGGTCAAGTCAGAAGAACTGGATCTTCAAGGAAAAATATAATTATG ACTATGAAGATGAAGAGGAGTGGAGCTCTTGGTCCCCCTGCAGTGTGACCTGTGGTAGCGGCAACCAGAAAAGAACCCGATCCTGTGGCTATGCCTGCACAGCCACCGAGTCGAGAACCTGCGACCTGTATCGCTGCCCTG ATGGGGAGATGGTCTTCACCACTGACGAGACGCCATTTGAGGGTGAGAACACCACAGAGATGTTCAACTCAG ATGTGGACAGCTGTGAGAAGTGGCTGAACTGCAGGAGCGACTTCCTCACCAAGTATCTGAGCAAGGTGCTGACGGATTTGCCCAGCTGTCCCTGCTCCTACCCATTGGAGGCTGTTTACAGCGCTGTGAATCTACGGGACGAGGGCCAGGGCAAGAACTTCCGCTGGCGGGATGCCAGTGGGCCCAAGGAGCGGCTGGACATCTACAAGCCCACGGCCCGCTTCTGCCTGCGCTCCATGCTCTCCTTGGACAGCACCACGctggctgcccagcactgctGCTACGATGAGCACACAAAGCTCATCACCCGGGGCAAGGGGGCAGGTGCCCCCAACCTCATCAGCACGGAGTTCTCCCCGGAGCTGCACTACAAGGTGGACATGCTGCCTTGGATTCTGTGCAAGGGGGACTGGAGCCGGTACCATGCTGTTCGGCCCCCCAACAATGGGCAGCAGTGCGCTGATAACCCCACTGAGGAGGAGtatctctcccagctgcaggaggCCAAGGAGTACTAG